A DNA window from Rhizobium jaguaris contains the following coding sequences:
- the proB gene encoding glutamate 5-kinase — protein MTARKPLDRYRRIVIKIGSALLVDRKTGLKKAWLDGMCADIAGLKAKGVDVLVVSSGAIALGRSVLDLPSGALKLEESQAAAAVGQISLARAWSESLSHDDIVAGQILLTLGDTEERRRYLNARATINQLLKIGAVPIINENDTVATSEIRYGDNDRLAARVATMTGADLLILLSDIDGLYTAPPHLDPEAKFLETIAEITPEIEAMAGGAASELSRGGMRTKIDAGKIATGAGCAMIIASGKTDRPLNAIANGARSSWFAPSGTPVTARKTWIAGQLQPAGQLHVDEGAVTALGAGKSLLPAGVRNIVGHFGRGDTVAVIGPSGREIARGLAGYDAEEARQITGRKSAEIEAILGYPGRAAMVHRDDLVMTATVKTKAEKLKKDEAHA, from the coding sequence ATGACTGCCCGCAAGCCGCTCGACCGCTATCGCCGCATCGTCATCAAGATCGGCTCAGCCCTTCTCGTCGACCGTAAGACTGGGCTGAAAAAGGCTTGGCTCGACGGCATGTGCGCCGATATTGCCGGGCTGAAGGCCAAGGGCGTCGATGTCCTGGTCGTTTCCTCCGGCGCTATTGCGCTGGGACGTTCAGTGCTCGACCTGCCCTCCGGTGCGCTGAAGCTTGAGGAAAGCCAGGCGGCAGCAGCCGTCGGCCAGATTTCGCTGGCGCGCGCCTGGTCGGAAAGCCTGTCGCACGACGATATCGTCGCCGGTCAGATCCTGCTGACGCTTGGCGACACCGAAGAGCGCCGCCGCTATCTCAACGCGCGCGCCACCATCAATCAGCTCCTGAAGATCGGCGCTGTGCCGATCATCAATGAAAACGACACGGTCGCCACCAGCGAAATCCGCTATGGCGACAATGACCGGCTGGCCGCCCGCGTCGCCACCATGACCGGAGCCGACCTGCTGATCCTGCTGTCTGACATCGACGGGCTCTACACCGCTCCGCCGCATCTCGACCCCGAAGCGAAATTCCTGGAAACGATCGCTGAGATCACGCCGGAAATTGAGGCGATGGCTGGTGGCGCGGCTTCGGAACTGTCGCGTGGCGGCATGCGCACCAAGATCGATGCCGGCAAGATCGCCACGGGTGCCGGCTGCGCCATGATCATCGCCTCGGGCAAGACGGATCGGCCGTTGAATGCCATCGCAAACGGCGCACGCTCCTCTTGGTTCGCACCTTCGGGCACGCCCGTCACCGCCCGCAAGACGTGGATTGCCGGACAGTTGCAGCCGGCCGGCCAGCTGCATGTCGACGAGGGTGCCGTGACCGCACTCGGCGCCGGCAAGAGCCTGTTGCCTGCCGGCGTGCGCAATATTGTCGGCCATTTCGGCCGCGGCGACACCGTTGCCGTCATCGGCCCGTCGGGCCGGGAAATCGCCCGTGGCCTTGCCGGCTACGACGCCGAGGAGGCTCGCCAGATTACCGGCCGCAAGTCGGCGGAGATCGAGGCAATCCTCGGCTATCCCGGCCGCGCCGCCATGGTGCACCGCGACGACCTCGTCATGACCGCGACCGTCAAGACGAAGGCTGAAAAACTGAAGAAGGATGAAGCTCATGCTTGA
- a CDS encoding glutamate-5-semialdehyde dehydrogenase, which translates to MLDTVAQSPDIDTLMNDIGRKARAASRPLAFASTGSKNKALNAMADAILARKDRILAENAKDLKDVEGTDILASFVDRLTLNDKRVTEMAEGIRAIAALPDPVGEVIAAWDRPNGLKIERVRTPLGVIGVIFESRPNVTADAGALCLKAGNAVILRCGSDSRRSSQAIHECLVEGLKVAGLPEYAIQLVPVSDRAAVGAMLRGLEGTIDVIVPRGGKSLVARVQSEARVPVFAHLEGLCHVYIDGSADLEMAKTIIVNAKMRRTGVCGSAETLLVDAKAAPTHLKPLLDALSDAGCEIRGSAEVLGHVPGLKAATEEDWSTEYLAAIISVAIVDGISGAIAHIGKYSSNHTEAVIAEDPAVVERFFTEIDSAILLHNASTQFADGGEFGMGAEIGIATGKMHARGPVGVEQLTSFKYRVRGTGQIRP; encoded by the coding sequence ATGCTTGATACCGTCGCGCAAAGCCCCGACATCGACACCTTGATGAACGATATCGGCCGCAAGGCCAGGGCTGCGTCGCGACCACTGGCATTCGCGTCGACCGGAAGCAAAAACAAGGCACTGAACGCCATGGCGGATGCCATTCTTGCCCGCAAGGACCGTATCCTTGCCGAGAATGCCAAGGACCTGAAAGATGTCGAGGGCACGGATATTCTTGCCTCCTTCGTCGATCGCCTGACGCTCAACGACAAACGCGTCACTGAGATGGCCGAGGGCATTCGCGCCATTGCGGCGTTGCCGGATCCGGTGGGCGAGGTCATTGCTGCCTGGGACCGGCCGAACGGCCTGAAGATCGAGCGCGTGCGCACGCCGCTCGGCGTCATCGGCGTCATCTTCGAAAGCCGGCCGAACGTCACCGCCGATGCCGGCGCGCTGTGCCTGAAGGCCGGCAATGCCGTCATTCTGCGCTGCGGCAGCGATTCGCGCCGCTCGTCTCAGGCAATCCATGAATGCCTGGTCGAAGGGCTGAAGGTCGCTGGCCTGCCGGAATATGCGATCCAGCTCGTCCCTGTCAGCGACCGCGCCGCCGTTGGTGCGATGCTGCGGGGGCTGGAGGGTACGATCGACGTCATCGTGCCGCGCGGCGGCAAAAGCCTGGTCGCGCGCGTACAGAGCGAAGCGCGTGTACCGGTCTTCGCTCACCTTGAAGGCCTATGCCACGTCTATATCGACGGCTCGGCAGATCTGGAGATGGCAAAGACGATCATCGTCAACGCCAAGATGCGCCGTACGGGCGTATGCGGCTCGGCCGAGACGCTGCTGGTCGATGCCAAGGCCGCGCCGACGCATCTGAAACCGCTGCTCGACGCGCTCTCCGACGCCGGCTGTGAAATCCGCGGCTCCGCCGAGGTGCTGGGCCACGTGCCGGGATTGAAAGCCGCGACGGAAGAGGATTGGTCGACCGAATATCTCGCCGCCATCATCTCCGTCGCCATTGTCGACGGCATTTCGGGCGCGATCGCCCATATCGGCAAATATTCGTCCAATCATACCGAAGCCGTGATTGCCGAGGACCCCGCCGTGGTCGAGCGCTTCTTCACCGAAATCGATTCGGCGATCCTGCTGCACAACGCCTCGACGCAATTTGCCGACGGCGGCGAGTTCGGCATGGGCGCGGAAATCGGGATCGCCACGGGCAAGATGCATGCGCGCGGCCCGGTTGGCGTCGAGCAGCTTACCTCTTTCAAATATCGCGTGCGCGGCACCGGACAGATACGGCCCTGA
- a CDS encoding nicotinate-nucleotide adenylyltransferase produces the protein MPHAERGMVVGLFGGSFNPPHRGHALVAEIAIRRLGLDQLWWMVTPGNPLKNNNHLAPLAERIALSEQILHNPRIKVTAFEQALGMSYTADTLACVKARNSQVHFIWIMGADSLNTFHRWQKWQEIARTFPIAVIDRPGSTLSYLSAKMAKTFHYARVDEDDARVLWKKPAPAWTFIHGRRSTLSSTALRAAQ, from the coding sequence ATGCCGCATGCCGAACGCGGCATGGTGGTCGGTCTTTTCGGCGGCTCCTTCAATCCGCCGCATCGCGGCCATGCGCTGGTGGCCGAGATCGCCATTCGCCGGCTTGGCCTCGATCAACTCTGGTGGATGGTGACACCGGGCAATCCGCTGAAGAACAACAATCATCTAGCGCCGCTCGCCGAGCGCATCGCACTCAGCGAGCAGATTCTCCACAATCCGCGTATCAAGGTGACGGCATTCGAGCAGGCGCTCGGCATGAGTTACACGGCCGATACGCTCGCCTGCGTTAAGGCGCGCAACAGCCAGGTTCATTTCATCTGGATTATGGGTGCCGACAGCCTCAACACGTTTCACCGCTGGCAGAAATGGCAGGAGATTGCCCGCACCTTTCCGATCGCCGTCATCGACCGGCCTGGATCGACGCTGTCCTATCTTTCTGCAAAGATGGCCAAGACATTTCACTATGCACGCGTCGACGAAGACGACGCACGGGTGTTGTGGAAAAAACCCGCACCTGCCTGGACCTTCATCCACGGCCGGCGCTCGACATTGAGCTCGACCGCACTGCGCGCCGCGCAATAA
- the modA gene encoding molybdate ABC transporter substrate-binding protein, whose product MATRRHQWIKLATAALSVAWLGMSVIPAPAFAADKITVFAAASMKNALDNIDAAFTKETGKQVTVSYAASGPLAKQLENGAPADVFISADTDWMDYVAKKKLIKDDSRVNLLGNQIVLVAAKEKAKPVEVKQGMDLAGLLGDGRLAIGQPESVPAGKYGKAALEKLGVWPSVEKKVAGAESVRAALALVSRGEAPYGIVYQTDVSADPGVAVVGTFPEDSHPPIIYPIAITVSSTNPDTRAYFDYLKSAKAVPFFEHEGFTVLKQ is encoded by the coding sequence ATGGCCACGCGCCGCCACCAATGGATCAAGCTTGCAACTGCCGCCCTTTCCGTCGCTTGGCTCGGCATGTCGGTCATTCCTGCGCCGGCCTTCGCCGCTGACAAGATCACCGTCTTTGCTGCCGCGAGCATGAAAAACGCGCTGGATAACATCGACGCCGCCTTCACCAAGGAAACCGGCAAACAGGTTACCGTCTCCTATGCGGCAAGCGGCCCACTCGCCAAGCAGCTCGAAAACGGCGCACCGGCCGACGTCTTCATCTCCGCCGATACCGACTGGATGGACTATGTCGCCAAGAAAAAGCTGATCAAGGACGACAGCCGCGTCAACCTGCTCGGCAACCAAATCGTTCTCGTCGCCGCCAAGGAAAAGGCCAAGCCCGTCGAGGTCAAGCAGGGTATGGATCTTGCCGGCCTTCTCGGCGACGGACGCCTGGCGATCGGCCAGCCGGAATCAGTGCCGGCGGGCAAATACGGCAAGGCAGCGCTCGAAAAGCTTGGCGTCTGGCCTTCCGTCGAGAAGAAGGTCGCCGGCGCTGAAAGCGTACGTGCCGCGCTCGCGCTGGTTTCACGTGGCGAAGCACCCTACGGCATCGTCTATCAGACCGACGTCTCCGCCGATCCAGGCGTCGCCGTCGTCGGCACCTTTCCGGAAGACAGCCATCCGCCGATCATCTATCCGATCGCGATCACTGTCAGCAGCACCAACCCGGACACGCGGGCCTATTTCGACTATCTGAAATCGGCTAAGGCTGTTCCGTTCTTCGAGCATGAAGGCTTCACGGTTCTGAAGCAGTGA
- the modB gene encoding molybdate ABC transporter permease subunit: MDALGLSSDEWTAIELSLRVSTVAMLVSLPFGIAAAMLLARGKFWGKSIFNGIIHLPLILPPVVTGFILLILFGRKGPIGALLDQYLGIVFSFRWTGAALACGIMGFPLMVRSIRLSIEAVDRKLEEAAGTLGANPLWIFLTVTLPLILPGIIAGMILSFAKAMGEFGATITFVSNIPGETQTLSSAIYTFTQVPGGDAGALRLTIVAIVISMAALLASEFLAYLAGKRVHWE, encoded by the coding sequence TTGGACGCATTGGGTTTGAGCAGCGACGAATGGACGGCGATCGAGCTGAGCCTGCGCGTCTCGACCGTTGCGATGCTGGTGAGCCTGCCCTTCGGCATTGCCGCAGCAATGTTGCTTGCGCGCGGTAAATTCTGGGGCAAGTCGATCTTCAACGGCATCATCCATCTGCCGCTGATTCTACCGCCCGTCGTCACCGGCTTTATCCTCCTGATCCTCTTCGGCCGCAAAGGCCCGATCGGTGCCTTGCTCGACCAATATCTCGGTATCGTCTTCTCCTTCCGCTGGACCGGCGCCGCACTTGCCTGCGGTATCATGGGCTTTCCGCTGATGGTCAGAAGCATCCGCCTGTCGATCGAAGCCGTCGATCGCAAGCTCGAGGAGGCCGCCGGAACGCTTGGAGCAAACCCGCTCTGGATATTCCTCACCGTGACCTTGCCGTTGATCCTGCCCGGCATCATTGCCGGCATGATCCTGTCCTTCGCCAAGGCCATGGGCGAGTTCGGCGCCACCATCACCTTCGTCTCCAACATTCCCGGCGAAACGCAGACACTATCGTCGGCGATCTACACCTTCACGCAGGTGCCCGGTGGTGATGCCGGTGCGCTGCGGCTGACGATCGTCGCTATCGTCATTTCCATGGCGGCATTGCTTGCCTCGGAATTCCTCGCCTATCTCGCCGGCAAGAGGGTGCATTGGGAATGA
- the modC gene encoding molybdenum ABC transporter ATP-binding protein produces the protein MTLSVDIRHRLGAFSLDTAFTTDGGVTALFGRSGSGKTSIIRIIAGLTKPDHGRVTLDGAVLADADARVFVPRHRRRFGYVFQEARLFPHLSVRQNLNYGRWFAPKSERGESFDGVVDLLGIAALLDRRPAKLSGGEKQRVAIGRALLSSPRLLLMDEPLAALDEARKAEILPYLERLRDETKVPIIYVSHSIAEVARLANRVVVLRDGKVEAMGPAVEIFSQLSGPQATDRREAGVLLEGRVEHIDRQHRLTIVALKAAKLFVPGEAAGVGKAVRVHIPARDVMLATARPEGLSALNILEGRVIAIGTAADGTVEVKIDCGGDKVLARITQFSTERLGLRIGLPVHAVIKTVALES, from the coding sequence ATGACGCTCAGTGTCGATATCCGCCACCGATTAGGCGCCTTCTCGCTCGACACTGCCTTCACAACCGACGGCGGTGTCACCGCCCTGTTCGGCCGCTCCGGCTCCGGCAAGACCTCGATCATCCGCATCATCGCCGGCCTTACCAAACCGGACCATGGCCGCGTCACTCTTGACGGCGCAGTGCTCGCCGACGCCGACGCCCGCGTCTTCGTTCCGCGCCACCGCCGCCGTTTCGGTTATGTCTTCCAGGAGGCGCGGCTGTTTCCGCATCTCTCGGTGCGGCAAAACCTGAATTACGGTCGCTGGTTCGCCCCGAAAAGCGAGCGCGGCGAGAGCTTCGACGGCGTCGTTGATCTGCTGGGCATCGCAGCACTTCTCGATCGAAGACCGGCAAAACTCTCCGGCGGCGAGAAACAGCGTGTCGCCATCGGCCGCGCCCTGCTGTCTTCACCGCGGCTGCTGCTGATGGATGAACCGCTGGCAGCACTCGACGAGGCCCGCAAAGCCGAGATCCTGCCCTATCTCGAACGGCTCCGTGACGAGACGAAGGTGCCGATCATCTATGTCAGTCACTCGATCGCCGAAGTGGCACGGCTGGCCAACCGCGTCGTCGTCCTGCGCGACGGCAAGGTGGAGGCAATGGGGCCGGCGGTAGAAATCTTTAGCCAGCTTTCCGGCCCGCAGGCGACCGACCGTCGCGAAGCCGGTGTTCTGCTCGAGGGTCGGGTGGAGCATATCGACCGCCAGCACCGTTTGACTATCGTGGCGCTGAAAGCGGCAAAGCTTTTCGTGCCCGGCGAAGCGGCTGGCGTTGGCAAGGCCGTCCGCGTCCACATTCCCGCCCGCGACGTCATGCTGGCAACGGCGCGCCCCGAAGGCCTGAGCGCCCTCAACATCCTCGAAGGCCGGGTGATCGCGATCGGCACGGCGGCCGACGGCACCGTTGAAGTGAAGATCGATTGCGGTGGTGACAAGGTGCTTGCCCGCATCACGCAATTTTCCACCGAGCGGCTGGGTCTGCGGATCGGACTGCCCGTTCATGCGGTCATCAAGACCGTAGCGCTCGAATCCTAA
- a CDS encoding winged helix-turn-helix domain-containing protein gives MTKAPQQSLKPILRISFSGQDRLGRGKMELLEHIRETGSISAAGRAMDMSYRRAWLLISELNHMFQEPVVESQRGGQKGGGAALTPFGEELLRRFRGMESSVRAAIAGDLEWLEANRNPSDAAAEPRADS, from the coding sequence ATGACCAAAGCTCCGCAACAATCCCTGAAACCTATCCTCCGCATCAGTTTTTCGGGGCAGGACCGGCTTGGGCGCGGCAAGATGGAACTCCTTGAACATATTCGCGAAACCGGCTCGATCTCAGCTGCCGGGCGCGCCATGGATATGTCCTATCGCCGTGCCTGGCTGCTCATCAGCGAACTCAACCATATGTTCCAGGAGCCTGTCGTCGAATCGCAGCGTGGCGGACAGAAGGGCGGCGGTGCTGCGCTGACGCCATTCGGCGAGGAATTGTTGCGGCGGTTCCGCGGCATGGAAAGCTCAGTGCGGGCGGCCATCGCTGGCGATCTCGAATGGCTGGAGGCCAATCGCAACCCAAGTGATGCCGCTGCAGAGCCGCGGGCGGACTCCTGA
- the rlmH gene encoding 23S rRNA (pseudouridine(1915)-N(3))-methyltransferase RlmH: MRIGLFAVGRLKTGPEKDLAARYLDRFAKAGPAIGLELARMTEVAESRASNGETRKREEAVLLQKAHPEGGILILLDERGKALDSEAFAALLGGFRDQGKRDLTLAIGGADGLDPSLYDKADATICLGKMTWPHQLVRILIAEQLYRAVTILSGHPYHRV; encoded by the coding sequence ATGCGGATAGGTCTTTTTGCGGTGGGACGGTTGAAAACCGGCCCTGAAAAGGATCTTGCGGCCCGTTATCTTGACCGTTTCGCCAAGGCTGGTCCAGCAATCGGCCTCGAACTGGCGCGCATGACCGAGGTCGCCGAAAGCCGCGCGTCCAACGGTGAGACGCGCAAGCGTGAAGAGGCGGTCCTGCTGCAGAAGGCCCATCCCGAAGGCGGCATTCTCATCCTCCTCGACGAGCGCGGCAAGGCGCTGGACAGCGAAGCCTTCGCTGCTTTGCTCGGTGGATTCCGCGACCAGGGCAAGCGCGACCTGACGCTCGCCATCGGCGGCGCGGATGGTCTCGACCCATCCCTGTACGACAAGGCCGACGCCACCATCTGCCTCGGCAAAATGACCTGGCCGCATCAACTGGTGCGCATTCTCATCGCCGAACAGCTCTATCGCGCCGTCACTATTCTGTCCGGCCACCCCTACCATCGGGTTTGA
- a CDS encoding murein hydrolase activator EnvC family protein — translation MRKTPPTLSRLLLPSLAVCFGVGVYVETPLQFRDMAQAQEDGGASPTRTKDDQPASATPSAQPTERTPDPAADLARKRDQTRAELEELSKTINLSADKTKALEDGIASLDKSTASLRQALIDSAARRRDMDRKIQQSEKTLTDLAVKEDKIRGSLHERRGLLAEVLGALERMGRNPPPALLVTPDDALASVRSAILLGAVVPGMRKETDKLVADLTDLTKLHAATAAEKADLTATMTNSLEEERRMDLLIAENDKQTHENAAKLDAERKRSEELAGQATSLEGLVASLESQIGSVRDAAAAARAEEARREQMTDQQREQAKALAEGGVPDKNRIAPAYPFSDLKRKLELPVAGDILRQFGDDDGTGHTAMGITVATGPDALVTAPADGTVVYAGAFRSYGQMVILDTGDGYHMVLSGMDAIKTRLGKFVFAGEPLAVMGEKRVASATALALETDRPTLYIEFRKDGKPVDSRPWWTSKDTGKARNDT, via the coding sequence ATGAGAAAAACCCCGCCCACGCTTTCCCGCCTGTTGCTGCCATCTCTGGCGGTGTGTTTTGGCGTGGGTGTCTATGTTGAAACTCCGCTCCAGTTCCGCGACATGGCCCAGGCTCAGGAAGATGGCGGCGCGTCACCCACGCGGACCAAGGACGATCAGCCCGCCTCAGCCACACCATCGGCGCAGCCGACGGAGCGGACGCCCGACCCGGCTGCCGATCTCGCCCGAAAGCGCGACCAGACCCGCGCCGAGCTGGAAGAATTGTCAAAGACCATCAACCTTTCGGCCGACAAGACGAAGGCGCTGGAAGACGGTATCGCCTCGCTCGACAAGAGCACCGCCAGCCTGCGCCAGGCGCTGATCGACAGCGCCGCCCGCCGAAGGGATATGGATCGCAAGATTCAGCAGAGCGAGAAGACGCTGACCGATCTCGCCGTCAAGGAAGACAAAATCCGAGGATCGTTACACGAGCGCCGCGGGCTGCTGGCCGAAGTTCTGGGCGCATTGGAACGCATGGGCCGCAACCCGCCACCGGCGCTGCTGGTGACGCCGGACGATGCGCTTGCCTCCGTGCGCAGCGCTATCCTGCTCGGTGCCGTCGTTCCCGGCATGCGCAAGGAGACGGACAAGCTCGTCGCCGACCTTACCGATCTCACCAAACTGCATGCCGCCACGGCTGCCGAAAAGGCCGATCTCACCGCCACCATGACCAACAGTCTGGAGGAGGAACGGCGCATGGACCTTCTGATCGCCGAGAACGACAAGCAGACCCACGAAAACGCTGCTAAACTGGATGCCGAGCGCAAGCGCTCCGAAGAACTGGCGGGTCAAGCGACCAGTCTCGAGGGTCTCGTCGCGTCCCTGGAAAGCCAGATCGGCTCGGTGCGCGATGCCGCTGCCGCCGCGCGGGCGGAAGAGGCGCGCCGAGAGCAGATGACCGACCAGCAGCGCGAACAGGCCAAGGCACTGGCCGAAGGCGGCGTGCCCGATAAAAACCGCATTGCGCCCGCATATCCGTTCTCCGACCTTAAACGGAAATTGGAGCTGCCTGTGGCGGGTGATATTCTCCGCCAGTTCGGCGACGATGACGGAACGGGACATACGGCGATGGGCATAACCGTCGCGACCGGCCCCGACGCGCTCGTCACCGCTCCTGCCGATGGGACGGTCGTCTACGCCGGCGCGTTTCGCAGCTACGGCCAGATGGTTATCTTGGACACGGGCGACGGCTATCACATGGTGCTGTCAGGAATGGACGCGATCAAGACGCGTCTCGGCAAATTTGTCTTCGCCGGAGAGCCGCTCGCTGTGATGGGCGAAAAAAGAGTCGCGAGCGCGACTGCATTGGCGCTGGAAACGGATCGGCCAACGCTCTACATTGAATTTCGAAAAGATGGGAAGCCGGTCGATTCTCGACCTTGGTGGACCTCCAAAGACACTGGAAAGGCACGCAATGATACGTAG
- a CDS encoding S41 family peptidase — MIRRASLVLVGALMGATAMSVIYTAVAPAEAAGASTYKELSIFGDVFERVRAQYVTPPQEDKLIEAAINGMLSSLDPHSSYMNAKDADDMRTQTKGEFGGLGIEVTMDNDLVKVITPIDDTPAAKAGVLAGDYITAIDGQSVRGLKLEDAVEKMRGAVKTPIKLTLMRKGADKPIELTIIRDVIAVAAVKSREEGGDVGYLRIISFTEKTTPDLEAAIAKIKKDIPADKLKGYVLDLRLNPGGLLDQAINVADDVLERGEIVSTRGRNPDETRRFNAGPGDLTDGKPIIVLINGGSASASEIVAGALQDLRRATVLGTQSFGKGSVQTIIPLGDGNGALRLTTALYYTPSGRSIQGTGITPDVKVDEPLPDDLKGKLVTEGESSLPGHIKGQSETDQGSGSAAYVPPDPKDDIQLNYALDLLRGAKTDPSFPPNPEKAVSSK; from the coding sequence ATGATACGTAGGGCTTCTCTTGTTCTCGTTGGCGCATTGATGGGTGCGACCGCGATGAGCGTCATCTACACGGCGGTAGCGCCGGCGGAAGCCGCAGGCGCTTCCACGTACAAGGAATTGTCGATTTTCGGCGATGTCTTTGAACGTGTGCGCGCGCAGTACGTAACACCGCCCCAGGAAGACAAGCTTATTGAAGCCGCCATCAACGGCATGCTGTCCTCGCTGGACCCGCATTCGAGCTACATGAATGCCAAGGATGCCGACGACATGCGCACCCAGACCAAGGGTGAATTTGGCGGCCTCGGCATCGAAGTGACGATGGATAACGACCTGGTCAAGGTCATCACTCCGATCGATGATACGCCCGCCGCCAAGGCCGGTGTTCTCGCCGGCGACTATATCACCGCCATCGACGGCCAGTCCGTACGCGGCCTTAAGCTGGAAGACGCCGTGGAGAAGATGCGCGGCGCCGTCAAGACGCCGATCAAGCTGACGCTGATGCGCAAGGGCGCCGACAAGCCGATCGAACTCACCATCATCCGTGACGTGATCGCTGTTGCCGCCGTCAAGTCGCGCGAAGAAGGCGGCGACGTCGGTTATCTCCGCATCATTTCCTTCACCGAAAAAACCACTCCGGACCTGGAAGCCGCGATCGCCAAGATCAAGAAGGACATTCCAGCCGACAAGCTGAAGGGCTACGTCCTCGATCTGCGCCTCAATCCGGGCGGCCTGCTCGATCAAGCGATCAACGTCGCCGACGATGTGCTGGAGCGTGGTGAAATCGTCTCCACCCGCGGCCGCAATCCGGACGAGACCCGCCGCTTCAACGCCGGCCCGGGCGACCTGACCGACGGAAAGCCGATCATCGTGCTCATTAACGGCGGTTCGGCTTCAGCCTCGGAAATCGTCGCCGGCGCCCTGCAGGATCTGCGCCGCGCCACCGTTCTCGGCACCCAGTCCTTCGGTAAGGGCTCCGTGCAAACCATCATCCCGCTTGGCGATGGTAACGGTGCGCTGCGCCTGACGACGGCGCTCTATTACACGCCATCGGGTCGTTCGATCCAGGGCACAGGTATCACGCCTGACGTCAAGGTCGACGAACCACTGCCCGACGATCTGAAGGGTAAGCTGGTGACCGAAGGCGAATCCAGCTTGCCGGGCCACATTAAGGGCCAGAGCGAAACCGACCAAGGTTCCGGCTCGGCCGCCTATGTACCGCCGGATCCGAAGGACGACATTCAGCTCAACTACGCGCTTGACCTGTTGCGCGGCGCAAAGACGGACCCGTCCTTCCCGCCCAATCCGGAAAAGGCGGTTTCCTCCAAATAA
- a CDS encoding divergent polysaccharide deacetylase family protein, whose product MGTDLHAPLGQNRSPGRKWQRPPFGRILAGFCLIAIASFSLYSALLRDNLQKTPPAETAEKTSPPPTAAAEKPTTSNQTGLTQVDPQSGADTHRIVTSDGSVVTMFSPNSRDGSGPVLINANQVGQDPRMAATPNDSLLEDSPSGKLPITAPSGLRPMDQYARPWSGARGTRVAIVVSGLGLSQTGTQRAIEKLPEEITLAFAATGNSLQRWMQEARRGGHEILLQVPFEPFDYPGNNPGPDTLLTSQPAAKNIEDLHKAMGEITNYTGVMNYLGGRFLSNADAMEPVMRDIGKRGLLFLDDGSSAQSKSGTIAKALEVPHAFADVQLDGELQQDAILKKLDELERIARRNGSAIGVAAAFDESVDAISKWSEEAAMRGIEIVAVSALADDPKHP is encoded by the coding sequence TTGGGAACGGATTTGCATGCACCGCTGGGCCAGAACCGCAGCCCTGGCCGCAAATGGCAGCGCCCTCCCTTCGGGCGCATCCTTGCCGGGTTCTGCCTGATCGCGATCGCCAGTTTTTCCCTCTATTCGGCGCTGCTGCGCGACAATCTTCAGAAAACTCCGCCAGCCGAGACAGCCGAGAAGACCTCGCCACCCCCAACAGCGGCGGCCGAAAAGCCCACCACGAGCAACCAAACGGGCCTGACGCAAGTCGACCCGCAATCTGGCGCCGATACCCATCGCATCGTCACCAGCGACGGTTCCGTCGTGACGATGTTCAGCCCGAACTCGCGCGACGGCAGCGGCCCGGTACTGATCAACGCCAATCAGGTCGGCCAGGATCCGCGCATGGCGGCAACGCCGAACGACAGCCTGCTGGAGGACTCGCCCTCCGGCAAATTGCCGATCACGGCACCGAGCGGGCTGAGACCAATGGACCAATATGCGCGGCCCTGGTCCGGTGCCCGCGGCACGCGCGTTGCCATCGTCGTCAGCGGTCTCGGCCTCAGCCAGACCGGCACGCAGCGCGCCATCGAGAAGCTGCCCGAGGAGATCACGCTTGCCTTTGCCGCCACCGGCAACAGCCTGCAGCGCTGGATGCAGGAGGCGCGGCGAGGCGGCCATGAGATCCTGCTCCAGGTGCCTTTCGAGCCTTTCGATTATCCCGGAAACAATCCCGGGCCGGATACGCTTTTGACCTCGCAGCCCGCAGCCAAGAATATCGAAGACCTGCACAAGGCCATGGGCGAGATCACCAACTACACCGGCGTGATGAACTATCTCGGCGGACGGTTCCTTTCGAATGCCGATGCCATGGAACCTGTCATGCGCGATATCGGCAAGCGCGGCCTGCTGTTCCTTGATGACGGCTCCTCGGCACAGTCCAAATCCGGCACCATCGCCAAGGCGCTGGAGGTGCCGCATGCTTTTGCTGACGTGCAGCTCGACGGAGAATTGCAGCAGGATGCCATCCTGAAGAAACTCGATGAGCTGGAGCGCATCGCGCGCCGCAATGGCTCGGCGATCGGCGTTGCAGCCGCTTTCGACGAGAGCGTCGATGCCATCAGCAAATGGAGCGAGGAGGCAGCCATGCGCGGCATCGAGATCGTTGCCGTCTCGGCCCTCGCCGACGACCCCAAACATCCCTGA